DNA from Strigops habroptila isolate Jane chromosome 6, bStrHab1.2.pri, whole genome shotgun sequence:
acatttattgCTGTTAATCTTCATTTGTTCTAGAGCAGGACTGAGAGTATGGGAGATTTGAAGGGACTAGTTGAACAATATTGTGCTATCATACAGAAAGACATGATTCACATTACACATCTTGCACTCCTATTAATTGATGGGCAATACAAACAACCTCTGTGAGTAATATGATCAAAATTCTGCCAAAGAATTACTGCTCACACCaacaagttagaaaaaaaaaaccactttgtGTTTGTCATTAAAGGAACAGAGCATGTTCATGAGCTGAATTAATGCTTTCATTAGCAGCAGCGTTACCTGTATCAGTCGTAATCAGAATGATCTTTGTAACTCATGCAAATGTTTCTAACTTTCTCACAATGAAATTCACCCTAATTCAATTTCTTGCTTCAATTCTTAATGATTTCAAGTTATTCAAAGCAATGTGGGCTTTCATATTCAAGTAGGGCAGAAGAGCAAAAAATGAAGAGTATACATGTACCCTAGAAAAGAGCACCTTCTATCTTGTGTCCGttatttaggggaaaaaaagtgaaaagaataGTACATTGATGCAAATAATTCTTAATTTACACAAAGACCATGATGATTAACATCCCACCCATGCACCTTTCTGAACTGAGAAAGTGTAACTGCAATCATTCTGACTGGAAATgatttcccctcttctttcaAGCGAGTGGGAGGTGATGTGCAGGTGCTTACACTGAGGAAGGGAGGGTGAGGTGATGGCAGGGCCCAGCTGGCATTGCTCCCTTAGCAGAGCTTCCTTCTGAACTGCATTCACCTTGTCTTCAGCAGAACAGTGTTCTCCAGAGTGAACGCCtgcctggttttcttctgaagcGTGAAAGTAGTAACAGTTTAAGAGAGgttaaaaatcacagtttgtgagaaagcaaaagaaaatgcatataaaCCAGTATTAAATCCTACTGGCCAGTGTAAATGCACCAATACATTCTGCAGTATTTGAAATACTGCTAAAATTTCACTGCGACATGCTGAGAAACACAAGTTAAATGAAATGTTGACTACTCCTAGCCAGgattttctcagtttcttggGGATGGCCTAGCTTAATATGGGATGAGCCAGCAGATCTGATCTTTGCCCTTGTTCTAGAAATCAGTTATCTGGCTGCAGTGATACTGATAATTCGCTTATAAATAAGGAGGTAGTTACTCCCTTGGAAAGATTAAATCACATACTACAGCGAGCTGTGGTTCACCCGAGTGAAGCCAGGCTGGGAATGGGGAGCTGCTCAACTTGGTTGTATTTTAACCTCCACGAGTTTCCTAAATACGCACTGGGGCAGCAATgcctcagtgctgcaggcaggcaccCCCACGGCAAGACCCCTGGGAGCCCCCGACCCGGCTCAGCCTGGGGAGCCTCGAGCACCAGCTCTGGCCCACAGGGAGACGGGCACTGCTTGGCAGCCTCCTCTTGGGGTGGGATGCATGGCTGGTTTGAGGACATGttcccacttggagtactgtgtacagttctggtgtccccaacataaaaaggacacagagctgttggagcaagtccagaggagggccacgaggatgataagggggctgaagcacctcctgtatgaagacaggctgagaatgttggggctgttcagcctggagaaggctgcgtggagacctcatagcagccttccaacaTCTGAAGGGGacttacaaggatgctgaagagggactcttcatcagggactgtagtggtaggacaaagggtaatgggtttaaacttgaACAAGGGAGATTTAAGTTGGCTataaggaataaattctttattgtgagggtggtgaggcactggaatgggttgcccagagaagctgtggctgccccacccctggcagtgttcaaggtcagattGGATGCAGCTTTGagcgacctggtctagtgtgaggtgaccctgcctgtggcaggcggttggatcttaaggccctttccacCCTTTTTCATGATTCTATGCTGCTCCCAGCATCCAGGTGGAGAGTCTGGGCTCCCTTGTGGAGCAtcagcagccctggcagcagcaggttgCAGGCTTCCTTCAGCAGGCCAGCTGCTGCCCCTCTTGGtctgaatatttgttttaaatacaggaataaGCTGGCAAGCCCCATCCACTGCGCTGGCAGATGCATGATACTCCACGTCTGCTTTCAGACAGCACACGCTTGTACACatccagattttaaaagcttcctgcttcttcctccccgcAACTTCCCCCCTTAAGTGCTTTGGCACAGAACTCCACAAATCTTTTTTCCCGGTCAGCTGGGTCACCTTTCCAGCAGGTACGCTCAGGCTTACCTGGTCATGACACGGGCGAGCACCCCGCAAAGTGTCACCCATGAGGTGCCGCATGAGGGAGGCACGGGTCGACGTCACCCCCTCTCCTTGTCGCACTGTAATATAACCCCGAGCTTGTACTATAATAATGAAGCCAGAGGGTATCTGGGCTGTGAATCAAAGCTtaccccccccgccccaaaaGCCCACCCCACTGGCCACCGTCCAGCCAAGTATTCCTGCCCGACTCCGCGCCGCACGGCTGCGGCCCCCCCCGTCGATCCCCCGGGAGCGCACCCGGCGCCCGGCAGGGGGCGGCCTTGCCCCACGGCTACGAAAAGCGGCGGCGGGGGGTTGAGGGGGCTTCCCGGCGCGGCCACCGACGGGGCGGGACCCCGGCAGCGGGACCCACGCACGTGTTAATGGGGGGGCGTTAAACCGTGCCAGCTCGCTTGAGGCAGGGGTTTCCCCGTGCCGTGGGGGCACAacctccccccagccccatcccacagcGGAAGGTAATAGCGGGGTGCTAAAAATGGGGGGTCCTTAATAcaccgccgccccccccccccaagcccctTTGGGCGAAGCGCCCGGTTAGGCAGGCCGCGCGTCACGCCGCCGCACACCCCATTGGCCCCTCCCGCCGCGCGTCACAAAGCTGCGAGCGGTGACGCAACACCCTCCGTCCCGTCCGTAACCCTCCCCCCGCCGTTTCTCTCCGCGCACCCGGCTGACTGCTGCGCGGGGTGCGCCCTGGGGCAGCGGAGGGGGCTGTCCGCTGCGCCCGTCCGCCACGGCGTCCGCGGGTGCTGCTGCTTATGGGGGGAACTTTGCACTTAGTCTGttttaaatagtatttatatgtgtatttaGCACTTTAACAGGTGAAAAACAAGCAGATACATCGttactaaataaaatattaaaattattaaaatgtaattgaaaataatatatatatgtatgttggTATAGTGTGTATATATTATACATGTTATTTCTGCTGCTCCGCAGTCACCGGAGCTGTACTTCATAGGCAGAATGCGCCCATGGAAAGCACGGACCCTTCCGTGCTCTCCGggatttctttcccctccctcgCCGGCGAGGAGGGCGGGCGAGCCGGCGCTGCGCTGCCGCAGGCGGCTTTGAAAATCTCGGTCAGTCGCTAAGCAGCTCAAACCACACGGTCCGGGTTCCTCGGCATCTGCTCGGAGCGGGGCCCTTGCCAAATTTCGGCGCTCTGGTATGAAGTTTGGCTGTGCCTGGGATAACCGGGAATGTCTGGGAGGGGGCGGGGGAGGGGGTAaaaaaggcagggaagaaaaaataactggaatGAATGGCAGCGCGGAGCTGGAGGCCTCCGAGCGCGCATCTTGGCAAGGCAGGAGCCGGGGGAGTCCGCGCCCCCCGCGGGGGCAGGGAGCGGTGTTACACTTGTTGCCTCCCCACCTCGGCGAGTGGCCAAAGCCGTGCGGGACGGAGGCTGCGCTGCGCGGGTTTTCCAGCGGGGCCGCGCGTGGGGCGGGGCGGCCGCGCAGGGCCGCGCTGGGCACTCCGCCGGCGCGGAGGGGcgggccgagccgagccgagccgagccgtgCGGCGGGGAGCCGGCGGGGCGGCCCGTGGGTGCGCGGGGCGTGGGCGTGCCGGGGGCACCGCCGAGGCCGGCCATGCAGATGGAGGGGGCGGGACGCGGGCGCCGTGACTCGGAGCCCCGGAAGAGCGGAGAAACCCCGTATAAAAACTACTGGGGACCTTTCCCGGGCACAACGAGGAAAGCTCCGGAGACGGCGGCAGCCCGCGGCGGCAGCGAGCGGCGCGGGGCGGCCTCAGCCCCGGCGGGGCGCGGAGAGCGGCGGCTCTGCAGGTCGGGCGCCTTCCCCGGCCCTGCAGCACCGCCTGGCTCCGGCGGCTTGTTCCTGACCCCTTCCTGCCCCCCggctttttattctttaactCCCTCAGTAGGTGCGTGCCCCCCTATTTCCCGCCGGCCGGCGGAACGAGGCGGCTGCCGCGGAAGCGGAGCTCCGGCGCCGGGTGCCCGCCGCGGCTGACCGCTCGCTTTTCGTCCTCTTTTGCCAGGCGCGGAGGGAGAGTGCCCCCGGGGGAGCGGTGAGGAGCCGGAACGGTGCCATCCAGCccggggaggcggcggccgcGCACCATGGCAGACGATGAGAAGGCCGGCGGCAGCCCCGGCGGGAGTTACGCGGGCGGCTGCGAGAGCGCGCACTGCAACGTGCTGAGCTGGGAGCAAGTGCAGCGGTTGGACCGCATCCTCAGCGAAACCATCCCCATCCACGGCCGCGGCAACTTCCCCACGCTGGCCATGCAGCCCCGCCAGATCGTCAAGGTGGTGCGGAGCCggctggaggagaagggcaTCGGCCTGCGGGACGTGCGGCTCAACGGCTCGGCCGCCAGCCATGTCCTCCACCAGGACAGCGGCCTGGGCTACAAGGACTTGGACCTCATCTTCTGCGCTGACCTCAAAGGGGAAGCCGAGTTTCAGACTGTGAAGGACGTGGTCTTGGACTGCCTCTTGGATTTCTTGCCCGAGGGGGTGAACAAGGAGAAGATCACGCCGCTCACCCTCAAGGTAAACCTGCCCTGTGTGCCCAGGCGCCCAGAGCAGGCAGGTGCAAGCGCCTGCCTGTGGGCAGCGGGCACCTTCCCCTCTGGGAATGGAGGGCTAAACTGAGGGGCGCAGCTCCCACCACACCCCGAGGCCCACCGGGGACCGTGAGTGATTTTTTCACCCCACACTTAAAACCGGGGAGGAGTTTGCAGTAAAGCGTCCTTGTTGGGGACTCCTCTGGATTAATTagtctttcctccctctctctcgTTTGACTTGCTGGGAGCGTTGACTCGCTGGGAGCATTGACTTACCTGTGCAGGGCACTGCAGATCTCCCAGCTCGGCTCTGCGGCAGCTTAGTTTGCCAGACGTGCTTCCCGGggtggatctggggggaacTTGGATGGCTTTAATATCTATGAGAAGGAAACCCCATCTGGAGGGCACGCTTTCTCGTGTGCTGAATGCCCGAGGAGAGGCATATTCCCTACTCTTCGAGATGGCTCGAGTTATTTAGGCTGAATGCCATTAAGATTTTTAGAGGGATTTTTGGAATATGGGTCAGATTTGTGGAACCTGCAGTGAAAGGGCAGTATTGAAGGGAGTGAGCACTTGCTAAGTTTTTCTGTcgggaggggagaaagaagtgGAAAGCGATAAAAAAGATTTAGCTGATTGTAACAGTGACCTTTTGTGGCGGGGTGCGTGCATAGTTGGCATGCGTGCCATGGGCTTCATGTGTAGATGTATTTAGAAGTGATTGGAAGAAGCAGTGTTGCCATATGCTTCCCTTGCACAACACGGGCCTGGCAGAACACCCTTCCCTGCCGTCCCCTTGCAATGACAGCACTCCAGGCTTTCACATTAAGCATTTCTCCTCTGGTATGTATCTGCAGGTTCTGTGAAATCCTTTATGAAATGCAAGgatgggggggaaaagggggaaatggaaacaaatgcaGTGAACAGGAAACTTCTTGCATCTGTGTCTTCATTTGCTCATTTTGTCTTTCCAATTATAGGAGGCTTATGTGCAGAAAATGGTAAAAGTATGCAATGATTCAGACCGATGGAGTCTCATCTCCCTGTCCAACAACAGTGGCAAAAATGTGGAGCTGAAATTTGTGGACTCTCTGAGGCGGCAGTTTGAATTCAGTGTCGATTCCTTTCAAATCAAGCTGGActccctgctgcttttttatgAGTGCTCAGAGAATCCGATGACTGAAACATTTCACCCGACTATCATTGGTGAGAGCGTCTATGGGTGTTTCCAGGAAGCCTTTGATCACCTCTGCAACAAAATAATTGCCACCAGAAACCCAGAAGAAATTAGAGGAGGTGGTCTTCTGAAGTACTGCAACCTTTTGGTAAGGGGCTTTAGGGCTGCCTCCGAGTCCGAGATTAAGTCCCTGCAGAGATACATGTGTTCAAGGTTTTTCATTGACTTCTCAGACATTggagaacagcagagaaagctggAGTCCTACTTGCAGAACCACTTTGTGGGATTAGAGGACCGCAAGTATGACTATCTCATGACCCTTCACGGTGTGGTGAATGAGAGCACAGTGTGCCTGATGGGACATGAGAGGAGACAGACTCTGAATCTGATCACCATGCTGGCCATCCGGGTCCTAGCCGAGCAAAATATCATCCCCAATGTGGCCAATGTCACCTGCTATTACCAGCCAGCCCCATACGTAGCAGATGCCAACTTCAGCAATTACTATATTGCCCAGGTTCAGACGGTGTTCCCTTGCCAGCAGCACACATACTCTACTTGGCTGCCCTGTAATTAAGGACTGAAAGTAGTAGACCCAGTGGGGAGAACATTTTCTAAGACCTAGGAAGGGGCGGTGCGTCCCTTTGAAATGGGGTGTTTTGTGCAATCATGATCTGCTCTAGTTTTCAAGCTTGGGAAAAGCTTGTGGTTCTTCTAATAAATAACGGGAGCATGATTGAGAAAGAACCCCAGAATAATTGGATCCTAGCCCAGAGCACAAGAGGCCTGTCATTAAAAGCAACCAGCTTCCCCTGAAATATGTGAGGGAGGAATGCTTGATGACAATATGGGTTGGCAATATCTGCTCCCATAGCTTTGGCATAGAGAAGGTGGGAAAgccttattttgttttatttttattcttatgcTAGAATGGGATCTGCAAAAGGGAgaatatgaaagaaacaaaacaaaacaaaacaaaaaaaa
Protein-coding regions in this window:
- the TENT5A gene encoding terminal nucleotidyltransferase 5A, with the protein product MADDEKAGGSPGGSYAGGCESAHCNVLSWEQVQRLDRILSETIPIHGRGNFPTLAMQPRQIVKVVRSRLEEKGIGLRDVRLNGSAASHVLHQDSGLGYKDLDLIFCADLKGEAEFQTVKDVVLDCLLDFLPEGVNKEKITPLTLKEAYVQKMVKVCNDSDRWSLISLSNNSGKNVELKFVDSLRRQFEFSVDSFQIKLDSLLLFYECSENPMTETFHPTIIGESVYGCFQEAFDHLCNKIIATRNPEEIRGGGLLKYCNLLVRGFRAASESEIKSLQRYMCSRFFIDFSDIGEQQRKLESYLQNHFVGLEDRKYDYLMTLHGVVNESTVCLMGHERRQTLNLITMLAIRVLAEQNIIPNVANVTCYYQPAPYVADANFSNYYIAQVQTVFPCQQHTYSTWLPCN